A stretch of Myxococcus hansupus DNA encodes these proteins:
- a CDS encoding TonB family protein: MIKGDSPNPEAPAGAGSDPLIGRTLNGRFSILEPLGIGGMGRVYRALQAPLERVVALKVLNPNFPSSRDPGFQKRFLREASLTSKLRHPNTVTVIDYGQTDDGIFYIAMEYLDGRTLAQVLGQVGPLAWSRAISITQQICRSLREAHSQGIIHRDLKPANIMLLNEHDQDLVKVLDFGLVKSVAAPQEGQISPEITQNGTFLGSPQYMAPEQARNATDARSDVYSLGIVLFQMLMGRPPFIARDHIELIFAHYKEAPPTFQQVRPDLHIPPEIEAVVRRCLEKDPARRYQTMDELLEGLREASMSAGGNSGIFKRPGGATTTGPYPSPALFSNVGNSTESGDTLAVDISVEVPQEVKRARQRTLLTGGLGGLVVAGLIAGGAVVFLSNKAEQPVTPPPEVAAAPVAAAPVAEPAAEAAPANTGKVRFKLMSQPTGARVFYRGKERGVTPFTLEIPSGQDGSVTVELTFAMEGYQMETVVTGGTGEVVLSQKLQKRRGGGGGRNIEVAAAAPEESFEEAEPVATPGGMSAPVLLAPTASPAAELPIAAAVGGATATAADPSPAKGSTTGLALPVLPTAAVASARGDVLPYNEDMPRPEMLEQGKDIVYTREAMAAKSSGVMIVRCTITQQGRVEKCRTIKSVAHMERAVLDALASRTYKPIIYKGYPVNVDYTFSMRLVAPRR, encoded by the coding sequence ATGATCAAGGGCGACTCGCCGAATCCCGAGGCACCCGCAGGCGCGGGCTCGGATCCTCTCATCGGCCGCACCCTGAACGGCCGCTTCAGCATCCTGGAACCGTTGGGCATCGGCGGCATGGGGCGGGTCTATCGCGCCCTCCAGGCCCCCCTCGAGCGCGTGGTCGCGCTCAAGGTCCTCAACCCCAACTTCCCCAGCAGCCGGGATCCGGGATTCCAGAAGCGCTTCCTGCGTGAGGCGTCGCTGACCTCGAAGCTGCGCCATCCCAACACCGTCACCGTCATCGACTATGGACAGACGGACGACGGCATCTTCTATATCGCCATGGAGTACCTGGACGGCCGCACGCTCGCCCAGGTGCTGGGTCAGGTGGGACCGCTGGCGTGGTCCCGCGCCATCTCCATCACCCAGCAGATCTGCCGCTCGCTGCGCGAGGCGCACAGCCAGGGCATCATCCACCGCGACCTGAAGCCCGCCAACATCATGCTCCTCAACGAGCATGATCAGGACCTGGTGAAGGTCCTGGACTTCGGCCTGGTGAAGTCCGTGGCGGCGCCGCAAGAGGGGCAGATCTCCCCCGAAATCACCCAGAACGGCACGTTCCTGGGCTCGCCGCAGTACATGGCGCCGGAGCAGGCGCGCAACGCCACCGACGCGCGCAGCGACGTGTACTCGCTGGGCATCGTGCTCTTCCAGATGCTGATGGGGCGGCCGCCGTTCATCGCGCGCGACCACATCGAGCTCATCTTCGCCCATTACAAGGAAGCCCCGCCCACCTTCCAGCAGGTGCGACCGGACCTCCACATCCCGCCGGAAATCGAGGCGGTGGTGCGCCGCTGCCTGGAGAAGGACCCGGCGCGCCGCTACCAGACGATGGACGAGCTGCTGGAGGGCCTGCGCGAGGCGAGCATGTCCGCCGGCGGCAACAGCGGCATCTTCAAGCGTCCCGGTGGGGCGACGACGACGGGCCCCTACCCGTCCCCCGCGCTCTTCTCCAACGTGGGCAACAGCACCGAGTCCGGTGACACGCTCGCGGTGGACATCAGCGTGGAGGTGCCCCAGGAGGTCAAACGCGCCCGGCAGCGCACGCTGCTGACGGGTGGCCTGGGCGGCCTCGTCGTGGCGGGCCTCATCGCGGGCGGCGCGGTGGTCTTCCTGTCGAACAAGGCGGAGCAGCCCGTCACGCCTCCGCCCGAGGTGGCGGCGGCCCCCGTCGCCGCCGCGCCCGTCGCGGAGCCCGCCGCCGAGGCCGCGCCCGCCAACACCGGCAAGGTGCGCTTCAAGCTGATGAGCCAGCCCACCGGCGCCCGGGTCTTCTACCGGGGCAAGGAGCGCGGCGTCACGCCCTTCACCCTGGAGATTCCCTCGGGCCAGGATGGCTCCGTCACCGTGGAGCTGACCTTCGCGATGGAGGGCTACCAGATGGAGACCGTCGTGACGGGCGGCACCGGCGAGGTGGTGCTCTCCCAGAAGCTGCAGAAGCGCCGGGGGGGTGGCGGTGGCCGCAACATCGAGGTCGCCGCGGCGGCGCCGGAGGAGAGCTTCGAGGAAGCCGAGCCCGTCGCCACGCCGGGCGGCATGTCCGCGCCGGTGCTGCTGGCCCCCACGGCCTCCCCCGCCGCCGAGCTGCCCATCGCCGCGGCGGTGGGTGGCGCCACGGCCACCGCGGCGGACCCGTCTCCGGCCAAGGGCTCCACGACGGGACTGGCGCTGCCCGTCCTGCCGACCGCGGCGGTGGCCTCCGCCCGAGGCGACGTGCTCCCCTATAACGAGGACATGCCGCGCCCAGAGATGCTCGAGCAGGGCAAGGACATCGTCTACACGCGTGAGGCGATGGCCGCGAAGTCCAGCGGCGTGATGATTGTCCGCTGCACCATCACCCAGCAGGGCCGCGTGGAGAAGTGCCGCACCATCAAGTCCGTGGCCCACATGGAGCGGGCGGTGCTCGACGCGCTCGCATCCCGCACCTACAAGCCCATCATCTACAAGGGCTATCCGGTGAACGTGGACTACACCTTCAGCATGCGGCTCGTGGCCCCGCGCCGCTGA
- a CDS encoding chemotaxis protein CheW — protein sequence MADTPDNSTVAQSRRLSVEERLRELETEKAQLRQELTSLAGELRLPGMYLTVDAAGTSALMDTESVQEVVRLVELEPLPGAPAHIAGTFVYRGSPAVVVDLSALLGVKREASLDAHLVVCGGGARTVAVLVDRVRDLVEAPVLVDGTPEGTAPLPWDASGLMAGLCRTPEGVRPLLRTSAVLVSPEAP from the coding sequence ATGGCAGACACACCAGACAATTCCACGGTCGCGCAGTCGCGCCGTCTTTCCGTCGAGGAGCGGCTGCGCGAGCTCGAGACGGAGAAGGCCCAACTGCGCCAGGAGCTGACGTCGCTGGCGGGTGAGCTGCGACTGCCGGGCATGTACCTGACGGTGGACGCGGCGGGCACCAGCGCCCTCATGGATACGGAGTCGGTTCAGGAAGTGGTGCGGCTGGTGGAGCTGGAGCCGCTGCCCGGGGCGCCGGCGCACATCGCGGGGACCTTCGTCTACCGGGGCAGTCCGGCGGTGGTGGTGGACCTGTCGGCGCTGCTGGGGGTGAAGCGGGAGGCGTCGTTGGACGCGCACCTGGTCGTCTGTGGCGGTGGTGCCCGCACGGTGGCGGTGCTGGTGGACCGCGTGCGCGATCTGGTGGAGGCGCCCGTGCTGGTGGACGGGACCCCAGAGGGCACGGCGCCGCTGCCGTGGGACGCGAGCGGGCTGATGGCGGGCCTGTGCCGGACGCCCGAAGGCGTGCGCCCGTTGCTGCGGACGTCCGCGGTGCTGGTGAGTCCGGAGGCGCCGTGA
- a CDS encoding chemotaxis protein CheW: MSKDDAKTDYAGLKRQLTEAHSQLDGRQAVSPEKRREVLSARARALAESRHEERQEVLSVLAFTVGGERYAVRIEHVDHVLEARGIASLPGAPRHVLGALVSRSRVVPVLDLRQLLGLEGGGMSDLSKVVVVEAGDNEEGFGLAAESVEGRKELPKVELSQPPPGPFLFLTPDRLTVLDLEQLGGPSATRPDGE; this comes from the coding sequence ATGTCGAAGGACGACGCCAAGACGGATTACGCGGGGCTGAAGCGGCAGCTCACCGAGGCCCATTCGCAGTTGGATGGCCGGCAGGCGGTGAGCCCGGAGAAGCGGCGCGAGGTGCTGAGCGCGCGCGCCCGGGCCCTGGCCGAGTCTCGCCACGAGGAGCGCCAGGAGGTGCTCTCCGTGCTCGCCTTCACGGTGGGCGGGGAGCGCTACGCGGTGCGCATCGAGCACGTGGACCATGTGCTGGAGGCGCGGGGCATCGCCTCGTTGCCCGGCGCGCCCCGGCACGTGCTGGGCGCGCTGGTGAGCCGCTCGCGCGTGGTCCCGGTGTTGGACCTGCGCCAGTTGTTGGGGCTGGAGGGCGGCGGCATGTCCGACCTCAGCAAGGTGGTGGTGGTCGAGGCGGGCGACAATGAAGAGGGGTTCGGCCTGGCGGCGGAGTCCGTGGAGGGGCGCAAGGAGTTGCCGAAGGTGGAGCTGTCACAGCCTCCACCCGGGCCCTTCTTGTTCCTCACGCCGGACCGGCTGACGGTGTTGGACCTGGAGCAGCTCGGGGGCCCGTCCGCCACGCGGCCCGATGGGGAGTAG
- a CDS encoding response regulator has product MNARVLIVEDTKTITNLLQVYLMGWGLEFFDAPNGAQGLTKARELKPDLIISDVQMPEMDGFALCAAVRADPHLHDTPFMMLTSLKDDASRQKGKLVGASAFLNKPVSVDDLRSKVRDILKLPATRY; this is encoded by the coding sequence ATGAACGCAAGGGTGCTGATCGTCGAAGACACGAAGACCATCACCAACCTCCTGCAGGTTTACCTGATGGGGTGGGGGTTGGAGTTCTTCGACGCGCCGAACGGCGCACAGGGTTTGACGAAGGCGCGGGAGCTCAAGCCGGACCTCATCATCTCCGACGTGCAGATGCCGGAGATGGACGGCTTCGCGCTCTGCGCGGCGGTGCGGGCCGACCCGCACCTGCACGACACGCCGTTCATGATGCTCACCTCGCTCAAGGACGATGCGAGCCGTCAGAAGGGCAAGCTGGTGGGTGCCAGCGCGTTCCTCAACAAGCCCGTGTCCGTCGACGACCTTCGCTCGAAGGTGCGCGACATCCTGAAACTGCCTGCGACCCGGTACTGA
- a CDS encoding CheR family methyltransferase yields the protein MSEGVLDDATLGRVEEVLQTACGVTLARSLRRSLETALERAARSRGLAPDAFLRRLLVRESAAVECFIEHAVIGETYFFRHPEHLRSVARLAQSHAASCFQVWSAGCASGEEPYSIAMALLAEGMPEGRFRVLATDVSGRALQRAKEGLYGPWSLRRIEPEQEKRFLVAEGESFSVIPQVRRAVEFRRHNLAVDPPPFLGLGAIFCRNVLIYFPTELAREVLRRFVDALAPGGLLFVSPAEVPLTNGLGLEMVDAEGSVALRLPMPGEARAATTDTGLPRAGRAARGRNTVVAAAPPFVWPTPAEAGLSRSAQGTGNVVQGLAEASRVPSPLTAAAASSEHARDMASAREAHIASLPAAPVEAPSFAQPPAFVPAAAAASVQTPPLERAIDAARAGRFEEADVLAREAAKALIPEAYLLLSMVAEVRGDLNGAVEAIRKALYLEPRLALGHATLVALYRRMERREDAERARQNALRALDGLDDEHPLRGVETMTAGGLRQALAPVEQAGWHGGR from the coding sequence GTGAGCGAGGGTGTGCTCGACGACGCGACGCTGGGCCGGGTCGAGGAGGTCCTCCAGACGGCCTGCGGCGTGACGTTGGCGCGCAGCCTGCGCCGCTCGCTGGAGACGGCGTTGGAGCGCGCCGCGCGCTCGCGAGGGCTTGCGCCCGACGCCTTCCTGCGAAGGCTGCTGGTCCGTGAGTCCGCGGCGGTGGAGTGCTTCATCGAGCACGCCGTCATCGGGGAGACGTACTTCTTCCGCCACCCCGAGCACCTGCGCTCGGTGGCGCGGCTGGCCCAGTCCCATGCGGCGTCGTGCTTCCAGGTGTGGAGCGCGGGCTGCGCGAGCGGCGAGGAGCCCTACAGCATCGCGATGGCGCTCCTGGCCGAGGGCATGCCCGAAGGCCGCTTCCGCGTGCTCGCGACGGACGTGTCCGGCCGGGCGCTCCAGCGCGCGAAGGAAGGGCTCTACGGGCCGTGGTCCCTGCGCCGCATCGAACCGGAGCAGGAGAAGCGCTTCCTGGTGGCGGAGGGCGAGTCGTTCTCCGTCATCCCCCAGGTGCGGCGCGCCGTGGAGTTCCGCCGCCACAACCTGGCCGTGGATCCGCCGCCCTTCCTGGGCCTGGGCGCCATCTTCTGCCGGAACGTGCTCATCTACTTCCCGACCGAGCTGGCGCGCGAGGTCCTGCGCCGCTTCGTCGACGCGCTCGCGCCCGGCGGCCTCCTCTTCGTCTCGCCGGCCGAGGTGCCCCTCACCAACGGCCTGGGGCTGGAGATGGTGGACGCCGAGGGCAGCGTGGCGCTGCGTCTGCCCATGCCGGGTGAGGCACGCGCCGCAACGACAGACACCGGCCTGCCTCGCGCGGGCAGGGCCGCGCGGGGCCGGAACACGGTGGTCGCCGCGGCGCCTCCGTTCGTCTGGCCCACGCCAGCGGAGGCGGGCCTTTCGCGGAGCGCGCAAGGGACTGGGAACGTGGTGCAGGGGCTCGCGGAGGCGAGCCGCGTGCCGTCGCCACTCACCGCCGCGGCTGCTTCGTCCGAGCACGCTCGCGACATGGCGTCCGCCCGCGAGGCCCACATCGCTTCGCTTCCAGCCGCGCCCGTGGAGGCTCCGTCGTTCGCGCAGCCTCCTGCTTTCGTCCCCGCGGCGGCGGCCGCGTCCGTGCAGACCCCGCCGTTGGAGCGCGCCATCGACGCGGCCCGGGCGGGGCGTTTCGAGGAGGCGGACGTGCTGGCCCGCGAGGCCGCGAAGGCGCTGATTCCCGAGGCGTACCTGCTGCTGTCCATGGTGGCCGAGGTCCGAGGGGACCTGAATGGGGCGGTGGAGGCGATCCGCAAGGCGCTGTACCTGGAGCCTCGGCTCGCGCTGGGGCACGCCACGCTGGTGGCGCTGTACCGTCGGATGGAGCGCCGCGAGGACGCGGAGCGCGCGCGGCAGAACGCCCTGCGCGCGCTGGACGGATTGGATGATGAACACCCGCTGCGTGGGGTGGAGACGATGACGGCCGGAGGCCTCAGGCAGGCGCTGGCGCCAGTCGAGCAGGCTGGCTGGCACGGAGGGCGCTGA
- a CDS encoding HAD family hydrolase — MAVAFFDLDKTLIAANSGSLWIRRELELGHMTRMQALRASLWIARYHLGFVSMQDAVARAISQLAGTPAQPLQARTAVFYEERVRPLYRPGAWAVLEEHRRAGDRLVLLTASTGYLSELVARELRLDAVLCNRFEVDGNGLHTGRALGTICFGEGKRVCAEAYVREAGVALSACAFYTDSYSDLPVMEVVGRPVAVHPDHRLRSHARKRGWPVVDWGVPPGGGVPAIPPAPPVVPSTGP; from the coding sequence GTGGCCGTCGCCTTCTTCGACCTGGACAAGACGCTCATCGCCGCCAACTCGGGCTCGCTGTGGATTCGCAGGGAGCTGGAGCTGGGGCACATGACCCGCATGCAGGCGCTGCGCGCGAGCCTCTGGATTGCGCGCTACCACCTGGGCTTCGTGTCCATGCAGGACGCGGTGGCCCGCGCCATCTCCCAACTGGCGGGCACGCCCGCGCAGCCGCTCCAGGCGCGCACCGCCGTCTTCTACGAGGAGCGGGTGCGGCCCCTCTACCGGCCCGGTGCGTGGGCCGTGTTGGAGGAGCACCGGCGCGCGGGAGACCGGCTCGTCCTCCTGACGGCGTCCACCGGGTACTTGTCGGAGCTGGTGGCGCGCGAGCTGCGGCTGGACGCGGTGCTGTGCAACCGCTTCGAGGTCGACGGCAACGGCCTGCACACGGGGCGCGCGCTGGGCACCATCTGCTTCGGGGAGGGCAAGCGCGTCTGCGCCGAGGCCTATGTCCGCGAGGCGGGCGTGGCGCTCTCGGCGTGCGCCTTCTACACCGACTCGTATTCGGACCTGCCGGTGATGGAGGTGGTGGGGCGGCCGGTGGCGGTCCACCCGGACCACCGGCTGCGCAGTCACGCCCGGAAGCGGGGCTGGCCCGTGGTGGACTGGGGCGTGCCCCCGGGGGGCGGCGTGCCGGCCATTCCGCCCGCGCCGCCCGTGGTGCCGTCCACCGGACCTTGA
- a CDS encoding methyl-accepting chemotaxis protein — MDVKETHQAPPGRAHLGRLSLRMKILALTGATGGLVAIILIVTTWMQMGGALRNDLSRRTGSVSSELVKAVTPLMAKGDLERLQEVVRGALSMGPEVAYVRVHNAEGALVSEASAERFEGEAQAPAAVEGDAAVLRQRTAKGIGLMESTAPVLSPGTTTHLGTLQVALHEEGLSTTLREATRFTAIISVLVLVVCLVAAWLVSGVLVVPLERLARAAAGIASGDLRQQIDVNGSDEIGDVARSFAVMTDALSHLLQDLRGAASEMEREAAGVLSTSTAQSAMAHQQASAINETSTTVAEIAQTSKQATSYADSVISQTQKSETLSAEGQKVVGESVAGMEKLGEQVKAIALSITDLSERTLQIGDIINTVKDVAEQSNLLALNASIEAAKAGEHGRGFAVVATEMRTLAEQSRIAAEQVRGLLNEVQKGTRQAVSTTEEGSRRAQAAMELAREAGTTILGLSDVIRESSGAARQIAGNTRQQTIGVEQISTAMGELTSAMSDAVESTRRIEQVAGNLTNLSKRFSDLVGRYQL, encoded by the coding sequence GTGGACGTCAAAGAGACGCACCAGGCACCGCCGGGCCGCGCGCATCTGGGCCGGCTCAGCCTGCGGATGAAAATCCTCGCGCTCACCGGCGCGACGGGAGGGCTGGTTGCCATCATCCTCATCGTGACGACCTGGATGCAGATGGGCGGCGCGCTTCGCAATGACTTGTCCCGCCGGACCGGCTCGGTGAGCTCCGAGCTGGTGAAGGCGGTGACGCCCCTGATGGCGAAGGGGGACCTGGAGCGGCTCCAGGAGGTGGTTCGCGGCGCGCTGAGCATGGGGCCCGAGGTCGCCTATGTCCGCGTGCACAACGCGGAGGGCGCGCTCGTGAGCGAGGCCTCCGCGGAGCGCTTCGAGGGTGAGGCCCAGGCTCCCGCCGCCGTCGAGGGCGACGCCGCGGTGCTCCGCCAGCGCACGGCGAAGGGCATTGGCTTGATGGAGAGCACCGCGCCGGTGCTGTCGCCGGGCACCACGACGCACCTGGGCACCCTCCAGGTGGCGCTGCACGAGGAGGGCTTGAGCACGACGCTTCGCGAGGCGACGCGCTTCACCGCCATCATCAGCGTGCTCGTCCTGGTGGTCTGCCTGGTGGCCGCGTGGCTGGTGTCGGGCGTGCTCGTCGTTCCCCTGGAGCGGCTGGCCCGCGCGGCGGCGGGCATCGCCTCGGGAGACCTCCGCCAGCAGATCGACGTCAACGGCTCGGATGAGATTGGTGACGTGGCGCGCAGCTTCGCCGTCATGACGGACGCGCTGTCCCACCTGCTGCAGGACCTGCGCGGCGCGGCGTCGGAGATGGAGCGCGAGGCGGCGGGGGTGCTGTCCACGTCCACGGCGCAGTCGGCCATGGCCCACCAGCAGGCCTCCGCCATCAACGAGACCAGCACCACCGTGGCGGAGATTGCGCAGACGTCCAAGCAGGCCACGTCCTACGCGGACTCGGTCATCTCCCAGACGCAGAAGTCGGAGACCCTCAGCGCGGAGGGCCAGAAGGTCGTCGGTGAGAGCGTCGCCGGCATGGAGAAGCTGGGCGAGCAGGTGAAGGCCATTGCCTTGTCCATCACCGACCTGAGTGAGCGCACGCTGCAGATTGGCGACATCATCAACACGGTGAAGGACGTGGCCGAGCAGTCCAACCTGCTGGCGCTCAACGCCTCCATCGAGGCGGCGAAGGCCGGCGAGCACGGGCGCGGCTTCGCGGTGGTGGCCACGGAGATGCGCACGCTGGCGGAGCAGTCCCGCATCGCCGCGGAGCAGGTGCGCGGGCTGCTCAACGAAGTGCAGAAGGGCACCCGGCAGGCGGTCAGCACGACGGAGGAGGGCAGCCGCCGGGCCCAGGCCGCCATGGAGCTGGCGCGCGAGGCGGGCACCACCATCCTGGGGCTGTCGGACGTCATCCGGGAGTCGTCGGGCGCGGCCCGGCAAATCGCTGGCAACACGCGGCAGCAGACGATTGGCGTGGAGCAGATCTCCACCGCCATGGGCGAGCTGACCTCCGCCATGAGCGACGCCGTGGAGAGCACGCGGCGCATCGAGCAGGTGGCGGGCAATCTGACCAATCTTTCGAAACGGTTCTCGGACCTGGTGGGTAGGTACCAGTTATGA
- a CDS encoding hybrid sensor histidine kinase/response regulator, with the protein MDPQLLRSIWPVFSAETREQIQAIGSKVLGLEGPVQGREPDLLPSLKRLVHSLKGSAASLGLDDIEQVVHAIEDGLAAFNHEERLPRDTVEAMLRGLSAIETAMARGDAGQSPAVDGLASLLAALGHSVPDATPEGASSGAAAQGMEVLDLLEATLSALCSPDVPDRAAVVRTAVERSRTLKASAEAAGAQKVATLAEAAALGFTRMEPGGDSAGLAASDVAGTLVALRTALEAAGGAGAVARAVHALRAAPSPTQTESPAAQQAASGAAAPQEARGASDQVVRVSLKTLESIALQVELLLAGRAQQTRRGAAHRQLMDGMREVLMHLERASSQLAMAGGGPALEPLRAGVTQMRGLQKQLLELTKESHRDGEQLALVAQVARDDLRDLRMVPSSQVLEPLRRTVRETSARLNKEVTLDLSGGDVRLDRRILDALKDPLLHLVRNAIDHGLESTEERRALGKPEAGRLSVRVEPRGSRIAVVVEDDGSGLSPERVRATAVKRGLLTSEAAEKLSDSQAARLVFQPGFSTRDQVTATSGRGVGLDVVQATAQRLQGSVDVAFTAGRGTRFTVDLPLTLAAALGLLVRTGTAVSAIPSDSVNRILRLEPGDVGTVAGRVVARLDGEQLTFLSLAEAIGLPRLPLALDSGKVQAAALLTVGEDKVLFAIDEVVGQQEIVVRSLGRHLRAVRHLAGAAVLDDGRVVPVLNAPELVRAARPETRSAATETARPRILVCDDALTTRFAMKSLLEIAGYPVVTAADGEEAWGILERTACQLVVSDWQMPRLDGVGLARRIKSHPQLHRTPIILVTSLDSPEDRAAGLEAGADGYLVKREVERGRLLEMVRQLLPAS; encoded by the coding sequence ATGGATCCTCAGCTCTTGCGCAGCATCTGGCCGGTGTTCTCCGCGGAGACGCGAGAGCAGATCCAGGCCATCGGGTCGAAGGTGTTGGGCCTGGAGGGGCCGGTGCAGGGGCGTGAGCCCGACCTGCTCCCGTCGCTCAAGCGGCTGGTCCACAGCCTGAAAGGCTCCGCGGCCAGCCTGGGGCTCGACGACATCGAGCAGGTGGTGCACGCCATCGAGGACGGGCTCGCCGCCTTCAACCACGAGGAGCGGCTGCCTCGCGACACCGTGGAGGCCATGCTGCGCGGCCTCTCCGCCATCGAGACCGCCATGGCGCGGGGCGACGCGGGACAGTCGCCCGCGGTGGACGGGCTGGCCTCGCTGCTGGCGGCGTTGGGCCACTCCGTGCCTGACGCCACGCCCGAGGGCGCCTCGTCCGGTGCCGCGGCGCAGGGGATGGAGGTGCTGGACCTCCTGGAGGCGACGCTGAGCGCGCTGTGCTCTCCAGACGTTCCGGACCGGGCCGCGGTGGTGCGCACGGCGGTGGAGCGCTCCCGGACGCTCAAGGCCTCCGCGGAGGCCGCTGGGGCGCAGAAGGTGGCCACGTTGGCGGAGGCCGCGGCGCTGGGCTTCACGCGGATGGAGCCGGGGGGCGATTCGGCGGGGTTGGCGGCGTCGGATGTCGCCGGCACGTTGGTGGCGCTGCGCACCGCGCTGGAGGCGGCGGGAGGTGCGGGCGCCGTGGCGCGCGCCGTACATGCGCTCAGGGCCGCGCCGTCACCCACGCAGACGGAGAGCCCGGCCGCGCAGCAGGCGGCGTCGGGCGCTGCGGCGCCTCAGGAGGCGCGTGGCGCTTCGGACCAGGTGGTCCGGGTGTCGCTGAAGACGCTGGAGTCCATCGCGCTCCAGGTCGAGCTGCTCCTGGCGGGCCGGGCGCAGCAGACGCGGCGGGGCGCGGCCCACCGGCAGTTGATGGACGGCATGCGTGAGGTGCTCATGCACCTTGAGCGCGCGTCGTCGCAGCTCGCCATGGCCGGGGGCGGACCCGCGCTGGAGCCGCTGCGCGCGGGTGTGACGCAGATGCGTGGCCTCCAGAAGCAGTTGCTGGAGCTGACCAAGGAGTCGCACCGCGACGGCGAGCAGCTCGCGCTGGTGGCGCAGGTGGCTCGAGACGACCTGCGCGATTTGCGCATGGTGCCGTCCTCGCAGGTCCTGGAGCCGCTGCGGCGCACCGTTCGCGAGACGTCCGCGCGCCTCAACAAGGAAGTCACCCTGGATTTGAGTGGCGGGGACGTGCGGCTCGACCGGCGCATCCTCGACGCGCTGAAGGACCCGCTGCTGCACCTGGTGCGCAACGCCATCGACCATGGGCTGGAGTCCACCGAGGAGCGGCGCGCGCTGGGCAAGCCCGAGGCGGGCCGGCTGTCGGTGCGCGTGGAGCCGCGTGGCTCGCGCATCGCGGTGGTGGTGGAGGATGACGGCTCGGGCTTGTCTCCGGAGAGGGTGCGGGCCACGGCGGTGAAGCGGGGCCTGCTGACGTCCGAAGCGGCGGAGAAGCTGTCGGACAGCCAGGCGGCGCGGCTGGTGTTCCAGCCGGGGTTCTCCACTCGAGATCAGGTGACGGCGACGTCGGGCCGGGGCGTGGGCCTGGACGTGGTGCAGGCGACGGCGCAGCGTCTCCAGGGCTCGGTGGACGTGGCCTTCACGGCGGGGCGGGGGACGCGCTTCACCGTGGACCTGCCGCTGACGCTGGCCGCGGCGCTGGGCCTGCTGGTGCGCACCGGCACGGCGGTGTCCGCGATTCCTTCCGACAGCGTCAATCGCATCCTGCGGCTGGAGCCCGGGGACGTGGGCACGGTGGCGGGACGCGTGGTGGCGCGGCTGGATGGCGAGCAGCTCACCTTCCTGTCTCTGGCGGAGGCCATCGGGTTGCCTCGGCTCCCGCTGGCGTTGGATTCAGGGAAGGTGCAGGCGGCCGCGCTGCTCACGGTGGGCGAGGACAAGGTGCTGTTCGCCATCGACGAGGTGGTGGGGCAGCAGGAGATTGTCGTCCGCTCGCTAGGGCGTCACCTGCGTGCCGTGCGCCATCTGGCGGGCGCGGCGGTGCTGGATGATGGCCGCGTGGTGCCGGTGCTCAACGCGCCGGAGTTGGTGCGCGCGGCCCGGCCGGAGACGCGCTCGGCGGCCACGGAGACGGCGCGGCCTCGCATTCTCGTCTGCGACGACGCGCTCACCACGCGCTTCGCCATGAAGTCGCTGCTGGAGATCGCCGGCTACCCGGTGGTGACGGCGGCGGACGGCGAGGAGGCGTGGGGCATCCTGGAGCGCACGGCCTGTCAGCTCGTGGTGAGCGATTGGCAGATGCCTCGGTTGGATGGCGTGGGGCTCGCGCGGCGCATCAAGTCGCATCCGCAGCTTCACCGCACGCCCATCATCCTGGTGACGTCACTGGACAGCCCCGAGGACCGCGCCGCCGGTTTGGAGGCAGGTGCGGACGGCTACCTCGTCAAACGCGAGGTGGAGCGGGGCCGGTTGCTGGAGATGGTGCGCCAGCTTCTGCCCGCGTCCTGA
- a CDS encoding histidine kinase dimerization/phospho-acceptor domain-containing protein: MTGAASVAFYDGSVCVAETGRGAGARAPSRSRRQPALVVWPERSATRDTRVMERMSAFGAVLLAAHAREQDAAARQVQLLKTQRQLERRVANQEQRRSRASHDLRTPLMVIKGYVDMMLKGTAGGLTAPIQRYLERLKRSAEDQSAIIDRRLAKVTEVGVSDLRPLLRTAFIPAARGGRPVDTTLTLPDRPVAVPGSSDDVELLVRTLSRAVAASGAPAAVRVEAVGDAGVWQLRVSLRGGKALPEKTVTTLRYLTQRLRGGLSLPEETGNGLVVHLPVDDTVPVAHRDA; the protein is encoded by the coding sequence ATGACCGGCGCCGCTTCGGTGGCGTTCTATGACGGCAGCGTCTGCGTGGCGGAGACAGGGCGAGGCGCCGGTGCGCGCGCTCCATCCCGCTCGCGGCGCCAACCCGCATTGGTGGTGTGGCCCGAGCGCTCGGCGACGCGGGACACGCGGGTGATGGAGCGGATGTCGGCGTTCGGCGCCGTCCTGCTGGCGGCACACGCGCGCGAGCAGGACGCGGCGGCGCGGCAAGTGCAGCTCCTGAAGACGCAGCGGCAATTGGAGCGGCGGGTGGCGAACCAGGAGCAGCGACGCTCCCGGGCGTCTCACGACCTCAGGACACCATTGATGGTCATCAAGGGATACGTGGACATGATGCTGAAGGGAACGGCGGGCGGGCTGACGGCACCCATCCAGCGGTATCTGGAGCGGCTGAAGCGGTCGGCGGAGGACCAGAGCGCCATCATCGACCGCAGGCTCGCGAAGGTGACCGAGGTGGGCGTGAGCGACCTGCGCCCGCTGCTGCGCACGGCCTTCATTCCCGCCGCGCGGGGCGGCAGGCCGGTGGACACGACGCTGACGCTGCCCGACAGGCCCGTGGCCGTACCCGGGTCCAGCGATGACGTGGAGCTGCTGGTGCGCACCCTGTCGCGCGCCGTCGCGGCTTCGGGCGCCCCCGCGGCCGTGCGCGTGGAGGCGGTGGGCGACGCGGGCGTGTGGCAACTGCGCGTGAGCCTGCGCGGTGGCAAGGCGCTGCCGGAGAAGACGGTCACCACGCTGCGGTACCTGACGCAGCGACTGCGCGGCGGACTGTCGCTGCCAGAGGAGACGGGCAACGGGCTGGTGGTGCACCTGCCCGTGGATGACACCGTGCCCGTGGCGCATCGCGACGCCTGA